In Lolium rigidum isolate FL_2022 chromosome 7, APGP_CSIRO_Lrig_0.1, whole genome shotgun sequence, the DNA window CGGGGGTAATGAGATTATCGGTTTCCGCCGAAATTTCGGAAATTCCGGCCGAGCGGAGTACTGAAGTTAAATCTTCCTTACATCAAATGAACATCAATGAGCATTGTTTTTTCCCCATAAAAATTGGAATAGCTTTTGCAGATAAAGTTGCCGACAGAAGCAACGGGGATGTGGCAGTGGACTCTTACCATCTTTACAAGGTATGGATATAGCGATTTTAGTTTGGACGACTTAGTTTTTCTTGAAAATTTAGAGTTCCCATAAATTATATACTCAAAAGATCAATACCCGCAAAAAAAGATTGATATTACAATCTCACAATGACAAAAGAATTGAATATTAGTTCCATGAATCCTGCAATATTAATCTAGGTAGTGCTGATCAAAAATTCTGAAAACCTCAGGAAGATGTGCGCCTCATGAAGGATATGGGAGTGGATGCATACAGGTTCTCCATCTCATGGACAAGAATTCTTCCAGGTAACGATATCTTTCAATCGAGATACGTTTTACCTCTTTTTTTTCTCTGGATAAAGATTCTGCAAATCCTCCACATGCTAAGTTGATAGCATGTTCACATTGACCTTAATGAATGCATGTCAGATGGGACTCTGAGAGGTGGAGTGAACAAAGAAGGCATAAAATATTATAATAACTTGATTAATGAGCTACTATCCAAAGGTAAAGTATCTAACAATCAGCAGTAATTAATTATTTCTTATCAAATAATGGTATCAATCTGCAGGCTGCACTGACATCATGCTCGTTATTTATTCCACCACTAGattaatctttatatatttgcagGGTTGCAGCCATTTGTGACCCTTTTTCACTGGGACTCACCTCAGGCGTTGGAAGATGAATATGAAGGGTTTCTTAACCCTAATATTATGTGAGTGGTAAAAGTATCACGAATACCTTTATGCATTTACTTGGAGAAGTAACTAGATAATGAGACATTGATGGAGTATAGTTTGGGATTTTAATATTGTAGGCCAACAGGAAAATCTTAAGTGTCGTCTAGAAGCAAGTCATTGTAAAATGGGAAATTCTAATCAAATCATCAAAATAAGTCAAGATAAACCCAAGTAAAAGAAGATTCACTAGGGGCAGCATGAGTAAGTTAGTCCAACATGCATGAAGTTATCGTGCTCCCTCTCTACCTACTCCACCATGGGCATCCATTGTAAATAGCGAAGAAATTCTGAGCGTGCGACGTTTTGGAGTTGGGGCTGCATGGAGCCCGATATTCTGAAACAATGGAAAACGGTATTCTAAATTGTCAAGAAATTCTTGAAAAAACAATCTGTATCTCACAGATGTATTCTACAAGtgttaaaattttaatatgaaatacTTCTACCTTCTATAGGCTAAACAAAAAATTATGCGTTCCTAGGATATCTCTATCTGGACATGTAGAATTTAGTTTCAGAACTTTTTGAAGTTCTAAAACCCAATTTTGAATTCCAAAAATAACTTGCTCCAGTGGCCCGAGCTCATTTTTTTAAAGAAACTCTCCTCTATATATGTAATTAAGACAATCCACGACGGAACAAGTACAAAATATCTCTCAAAATATGGATAGACCATGCTCCATGCATGACAAAGATAACCCGGCCAGAAATGTTCAATAGACGTCGACGTCATTGAATATAGTAGAGACAACGACTCCATAAGACCGGCCTGCACGGTCCGCTACGAACAGATCCAACATCACCATCAAGAAATGATGGATTGATTGATGGTCACACACTCTCTAAAGCATTTTGTAAGATGTAACAAAGGAGCAACGATATTTTAATCGGGCTGTCACTGGTGCATGCAGAAATGACTATAAGGATTACGCTGAAGTCTGCTTCAGAGAGTTCGGAGATCGAGTGAAGCACTGGATTACATTCAACGAGCCATGGTCGTTTTCTGTCGCGAGCTATGCTATGGGAATTTTTGCGCCAGGCCGGTGCTCCTCTTGGGAGTTGGGGAAATGCAGCGTTGGAGATTCAGGAACAGAGCCTTACATTGTAGGCCACCATCAGCTACTCGCCCATGCAGCAGCCGTCAGATTATACAAACAAAAATACCAGGTGATTAACGAGCACTTCATTGTTAGGCATATACTGAACGACCATATGATTGATACACGTGTGTATGAAAATGCAGGACGCCCAGAAGGGGAAGGTTGGGATAACTCTAGTCTCAAACTGGTATGTTCCCTTCTCACGTTCGAAGTCCGACAATGCTGCAGCGAGGCGCGCTATAGACTTCATGCTCGGATGGTAAACTCTTTGTAATTCACACATATATTAGTTTTCAAGGTGTTGAAGGAAATGGAAATCTTACTGGCTAGGAATGCCCTTGCAGGTTTATGGACCCTCTCACGAGAGGAGTCTACCCTCATAGCATGAGAAAACTGGTCGGTAATCGCTTGCCACGGTTCACAAAGGAACAATCTAAGTTGGTCAAGGGTGCATTCGACTTCATTGGAATCAACTATTACACTGCAAACTATGCTGATAGCCTTCCCCCGTCAAATGGACTGAAGACTAGCTACAATACCGATGCTCAAGCTAATCTTACCGGTGAGTCATCAATCATCACGCAGCAACCATTTTCATTGTTTTAATTGCGCCTACTAACTATCCAAGATTGTTAGGTGTTCGAAATGGTGTCCCCATAGGTCCTCAGGTAATTTACCACTTGTGTACATGGGAACAAATCTCCCATATGTAGTTGTTCGCCCCTTTTCATGTTGGTGATTCAGTTCAGTAAATAATATGTGTGTAGTCTGGTACACCTTGGATCTACGTCTACCCTCAAGGCTTCCGTGACCTGCTGCTTTATGTCAAGGACAACTACGGCAATCCCACTGTCTACATCACTGAAAACGGTGAGCATATTTTCTCTCCCAAAAACCAGAAGGAAACATATACAGGAACTCAGAAAAACTCTTTCATTCAGGTGTTGGTGAAACCAACAACAAGAGCCTAACTATCCAGGAAGCCCTCGATGATTACGGCAGGATAGACTACTACCACAAGCACCTTCTTGCGCTACAGAGTGCCATAAGGTCGATTAGAGCACCGCCTACAGTCTACAGAGTGTCATACAAGTTCCAAACCAAATCTCTGTCATTACCTGACAATTAATGTTGCGTTGCACACGCGTGTTAAATCGCTCTGGTCTACAGGGACGGCGCAAACGTGAAGGGGTACTTCGCATGGTCACTGCTTGACAACTTCGAATGGGCGAGCGGGTACACGGTTAGGTTTGGGTTACACTTCGTGGACTACATCGATGGGCAGAAGCGGAAGCGGTATCCCAAGAAGTCAGCACGCTGGTTCAAGAAGTTCCTCAAGCGATGATCGACATGCATATATCTGGCAACCACGCGATGGAGGCAGTGTTACAATAGAGGATTGGCTGATTGTACTATCATGTGTGCTGCACGGTATTACCCCTTGTATTGGTCGTAATGACGCTGTAATAATTTCTGCTGAATTTGCAAGGTTTAGACCAACTGACTGAACGTATGCCTGCAGCATTTTTGTAGCATTGCCCAATTTGGTACCACCTCTGTTCACATTTAATCAACGCGGGACGGCAAGTTATTTCTACCTCTGTTCACAACCGTGCGTGGATTAAAATTTAAATGCGGAGGGAGTAGATTGCTAGGAAAAGGTAAATAAAGAAGATAAACCGCTTAGCAGAGCATAAGCTGGTCGTGATGGCaaaacagagaaaacagcccctcTATGTCACACCCTAGGACAACACTAGGAGCGACCCGCTCGCGCCGCTAGAACCCTCCGCTGCCTGCTACTGATGCCGCCGGCCCTCACCACGGTGGCGGACCCAGCCGCCCAAGGAGGCCTGTGGGTGGTGGATGCCTGAGATGGCCACCGGAACTGCTGGGACGGAGATGGCCAACGCGTCGACATGCAGCGACCAGGGCATCCCCCCAAGTCAGGGTGCTGGCGGAGGCCCTCTCCCGGCAGCGCCTTAACCAGCGGCAGAGTTGCGGGCTGAGCGGTGTTGTGTTGGACAAAACCCTACATCTTCCGATCTGGGTGTCTCATGTGCCGCCTCCCTAGATCCTCTTCGCTACATGATAGGGCCGGATCCGGTGGAGGGTCAACCCTGCTCTATCACCACCTTTCTCGATGCTGGTCTAGCCCACGGGCTGATGGTAGGATTTGGACTGGTGTGCGGGCTACTATCTCAGCTTCAATAAAGAAtgtggtcctagggttcctctcacACGAAGACGAAGATAttcttgatgcttgtcttgattgATCTAGCTGGAGTCTccagtttcggaaggctccgaaACTTCACTGGGCGACTCATGCgtggagattgctggatcggatgGGATTCGACCGCATGCAGCCTATTTTTTCTAACCATTTGGTTTCATAGGGAGCGTTGCGAAGCTCTGCAATTTGTTGCAACTGCGGGACATGTCTTTAGTTTCATGATGAATTCAGTATTGGAGAATGGCATGGAAACCAAAATCTGAGGACTAGTAATGGCGGTTTGGACCCTGGTGGTgatgaggaattggcttggtgattcgtAACTTGGAGTGGCGGCATCAGCAAGTGGGGATGACAACACAGGAGAAGTCCAGAATCTGAACTTCAAGGTGAAAACCAAATGTTTGACCTTAATTGATTGTGCTTGGCAATGGCattgttgaaggcattatttttGAGAGCGCAAACTTTCTCTagggtgaacacatgtgatctatCATCAAGGGAACGATGGTGCTTATGCATTGTTCCCTTGTTGGAGGCGTAGCTTTCAGAGAAGATGGATCTCTAGTGTTATCTTGGTAGTTTTTGGTTTGGTGATATAAGGAATAGATTACTGTAACAAGACTTCTTTTttatcttctttcttcttttggaTGTATGCATCCGTACTGTCATTAGGGTAATGCATTGTTGATGATGCTCGTGTATATCATCAATTCGTTGGTACTCCAAGCGCAGAGTGTCGTAGTAAGAGTAGCTTTCCCcaaaagggtgactcgagggtttataccaAACTCTTGGGGAATTGGCTTAAAGTTGTCTCATCTTTCTCTTCTTTCAGCAATCCTACAAAGCAAAGTTttaccttgtgtccccaactccaccgtgtggttgttaaGCACAAGATTTCATATTAGTAATTGTAGATAAAAGATAAACTCAAAGTAAAGTAAGATAAATAAactaagtaaactagataaaaacagtaaagagatagttgtttttgggttttgtgtttGTTTAAGTAAAgaattgtattttcggattaaaatattgAAGCAAATGTAAAGCATGATAAAAGccttggaaaggtgtttcttatgattaaaattggagcggggttcatgggttcacttgtctactctctttctaagttgtagtggacactaaCAATCCATCAATGACATAATATTGGTGcaacttcaatatgtgtttgataagcattcatatggacatcacatcctaacatagagatgatgtaaCACATATCtcctatactccacaagaaagagaaaactccaagcaatattgtattaagaattaacagagcatagccttaagtattttgacatgatgtttgaatatcaaatatgctaccttaagtaaataagatcatcacaattgtcagatgataaacatagcacatgcattcactttattcctagtgaggcagcaaaggaaaaggtaaaaccataatagatcatgaatttgttgtcactattcaatcactacaacCATGCTATACTctatctaatacacacttctccccacacatgttcttaCATACAATTTGGATCAGAACAAGCACTTAAGATCGGattacatgatatgcatctatcaatacatattacatataatagattccaatctcatatatcaatatcgTAGAATCATGattcaccacataggaattacataaatgatacccacaagtataggagatcgctgaaatcttcgatgggaagtattacccaaatttatagttcgactcaagggaaacgcaagaataccaataagaccttagcaattgagacgtcactctcaatcacacatgtatatcaataaactcacaaagcaagtgatgattttatagcagttgattcaaGGCAGTAaaagaaaacagtaaataaaagcaGCAGATTTCTGGTTTTCACTGCAAGAAGTAATGTGAAACTTTTAGTTGCTAAAAGCGTAGCCATGGGGCAGAAATGGGGTAATGTatgaatgatattgatcatgtaatgtcatccaactaacatagcactcatctctaattcagttgtgtgtagctgtgtgatccaaatatagttgtgcgtactaactaagagaatttgcataTCATCTTTTGTCCTACTTGCCTATTTCaccggggccaacttggaactacaagaAATTAATATCTACCCTTTATAATAgaccggaacaaagcattaagattcatgaacacacataaCCCTCAAAATTATTACATCTTCCCCTTGTTTTTTCCCACCTGTCACCTTAGGGATTCGCATGGTCAACATAATAACAAGTAATACACTTTGCAGATAAATACaaacctcatatatatgataaagaaataTAGGTTtagtactgaaatcatgtcactcgggccctaccaacaagcattaaacatagcaaaggtgtaTCAACACTCATACATGAATATCTTCAAGATGAACACCTAAAATCTTGATACATATGgaggattacatgatcaatctcatccaaaactCATCCATCTCTTAAGCCTAcatagaactactcactcatagtgatggagagtgagtccatgatggttggtgatgacgtcggtggcggtgatgaggaagaagccctcgaaatccTCTCTCCagggtggagagcaggatcaatgTGACCCCCGAAACAAAGATCGTGGTCTTGGCGGCGCTCTGTTTCGCGAAACGTCGTGTCCCTCTAGGGGTAGGTTTGTAGGCACCATGCAAAGGGGGAGGCAAGACGACAACCGAGGGCCGGACGGGCCTAGGCGGCGCGCACAAAGAGTTAGGacgcgccacctggcctcgttcgggcctcgtggctcccctctcgtgatcCAAAGATCTAGGTCCTTATTTTGGTGAAAAACTTCCGTGGTATTTTTTCCCGATTTTATTTCCTGCGAAAACTTGACAAAAACGAGACTTGGTAAAAACATCATCAGATTCAGCAGTGTTTATCCAAGTATGGCGAGATTCTGGAGTAATTCATTGAGCAAAGTtcttggaaaagtagatacatttgggatGTATCATCTCCCCTAATCTTAGCTCGTTGTTTGTCCTCAAACAACTCAAACCCAGTGTAGAAGCGATAAAAGACTTTGACAAGAACTTTGCTCTATGCATGCATAAGCAATTTAACATGGAAAGTATTCGATACATAGCTTCATAAATGATGACAAAGTGTTACTAAATATGCACTATGTTCATGTTACTCTATCTATGCATGGTGTAAAGAAGGTATTATATGGCAACACTATTTGTACAAGATTAATCGGTACTAGCAAAAATTAAAATTCTAGCATCGCATTTGATTGAATCATGAGCATGGTTATTGAGACCTTTCGATTCTTTCAATTGTTGACTAGTAATGTCATCATACTTGCATTGCAAAACCAAATAATGGGGGGATGTCGTATCCTTCCAGTCCTTTAACATTCA includes these proteins:
- the LOC124675417 gene encoding beta-glucosidase 12-like isoform X2; amino-acid sequence: MAAGELATMPAGAVLIFLLLAVASAAYDGVGSESVSRRSFPKGFLFGTASSSYQYEGGAMEGGRGPSIWDNFTHQYPDKVADRSNGDVAVDSYHLYKEDVRLMKDMGVDAYRFSISWTRILPDGTLRGGVNKEGIKYYNNLINELLSKGLQPFVTLFHWDSPQALEDEYEGFLNPNIINDYKDYAEVCFREFGDRVKHWITFNEPWSFSVASYAMGIFAPGRCSSWELGKCSVGDSGTEPYIVGHHQLLAHAAAVRLYKQKYQDAQKGKVGITLVSNWYVPFSRSKSDNAAARRAIDFMLGWFMDPLTRGVYPHSMRKLVGNRLPRFTKEQSKLVKGAFDFIGINYYTANYADSLPPSNGLKTSYNTDAQANLTGVRNGVPIGPQSGTPWIYVYPQGFRDLLLYVKDNYGNPTVYITENGVGETNNKSLTIQEALDDYGRIDYYHKHLLALQSAIRDGANVKGYFAWSLLDNFEWASGYTVRFGLHFVDYIDGQKRKRYPKKSARWFKKFLKR
- the LOC124675417 gene encoding beta-glucosidase 12-like isoform X1 encodes the protein MAAGELATMPAGAVLIFLLLAVASAAYDGVGSESVSRRSFPKGFLFGTASSSYQYEGGAMEGGRGPSIWDNFTHQYPDKVADRSNGDVAVDSYHLYKEDVRLMKDMGVDAYRFSISWTRILPDGTLRGGVNKEGIKYYNNLINELLSKGLQPFVTLFHWDSPQALEDEYEGFLNPNIINDYKDYAEVCFREFGDRVKHWITFNEPWSFSVASYAMGIFAPGRCSSWELGKCSVGDSGTEPYIVGHHQLLAHAAAVRLYKQKYQDAQKGKVGITLVSNWYVPFSRSKSDNAAARRAIDFMLGWFMDPLTRGVYPHSMRKLVGNRLPRFTKEQSKLVKGAFDFIGINYYTANYADSLPPSNGLKTSYNTDAQANLTGVRNGVPIGPQSGTPWIYVYPQGFRDLLLYVKDNYGNPTVYITENGVGETNNKSLTIQEALDDYGRIDYYHKHLLALQSAIRSIRAPPTVYRVSYKDGANVKGYFAWSLLDNFEWASGYTVRFGLHFVDYIDGQKRKRYPKKSARWFKKFLKR